CTTACCCACTGCGGGAAGTGGACACTTGGATTAACAGTATCATAAGACAGAACTCTCTTTTTGATCCATGGTAAACTTCCCGCTACATTCTCTCATTTTCTCCGGGTGTGTATGTAGGgatttttttataattttattccctatttttttttcttacctttgGTGGCAAAGTGAGCGTCAAATTATTTATTCAACCGTGTTTTAATGTATTTTTGCATATGGGTTTACCCAGCGTGAGATGTCCAGCAGCAGGCaggcacatacacacgcagcAAATAGTGGTTTCACTGCTGTTTATCTTCTGTTGGGTTTAAAAAACTCGCAATCTGAGCACCTTTCTGTTCGAGGGCTGACGATATTACTCCCCTGCTTCGGAGCTAAGGTTTCTTTGGCAGGTTGTCTTTCGCCCGCCCTCCTAAATTGTGTTGTCTTTTTGGGAAAACGGCAATAACTTTCAGATACCTTTATTACTTATTTGTGTGTGACCCTCCCTGCCTCGTTGTGTGCGCAGGTGGGATGCCACCACTCGTCACTTCCGACTTAACTCCTCTGCATAATACAGAAAAAGCTATTGATCTTTCCTTACATTTTCTCGTGTTGGAAGGTTTGTTGTTCATGCGTTCTTTTTTGCCGCTGAGCGATGGTTGCTTTAGCAAAGCCTTTGTGGACCAAAACGTAGTTTCCAAAAAGTAATGGATCGATGCTGATTTGGGTTGTCTGCTCTTATGTTATGTTGTTGCGTGTAAGGTCCATGTTGAGGAGGCCTGAGGCTTACTGAGAAACACTTTTTGAGCTTAAATCACTTCAAATGTGGCGGCGTTGACTGCAGTGTACGGTGGTGTTCTGTTTTAAGACAAGGCAATTGAGAAGGAATGATGAAATATCTTCGAAAGACCCAAACTCTCGCGTGGGGCACGCATGGAGAAAcgcattattattactttttttttgacctgACACAGCATATTGTACAACCCCTTTCCACACCCCTACTGAGGAACAACACCATGCGATTGCCCAGCACCGCCTCATGTTTATTTCCCGCTCATCAGATCCGCCCTCAACACTGAAGGATTTTGAAGTTAAGGTAGGCGGCAGGTGAATGGTTGACAGCAGGATGTTCCTGGCACCACTCTTCCTTTCTGGTGTATGCTTTACAACATCTCCTTGTCGGAACAAGTCCGGCAGCCACGCACTTTTAAGTTAAGGTGGCACATCAGCGAGTCACCCGTACACTCACCAATTTTGATCCGTTATTCCACAGAAGGATGTTAACCTTGATCGTGGCAAGCTTCGAAAACAACCCCTTTTCTATCCATAATCGTATGTAGGTGTTGTCGTCATGCAACTCGGCTGACCCTCTCTTTCCGACTCGgaaccaaagaaaagaacaccCATCTTCTGTAAAAATACATTTGTCTCCGCGCCCGAAAATTAACTACTACCACTTTTTCCATGTGAGGGAGAAAAGTTACCACTCACTACATTGTTACAGTTACTCAGTAAAATCACAAGAATCAAAgtacaacaaaataaacccacataataaaaaatattagAATTACGCTTCCAATATTACCGCCACTCGCCCCCTCTCACTCATGTCGTTATGGCGTGTTACATTTTTGTTAGGGTATGTTGTGtcgttttatttatttagtGGTTTTGTGGGTGACGGCAAAGTGGCGTGTGTACGGTAATATATAGGAGTGACGGTGAGTGTTTTTGACTTTTGCTTACACTTTATGAACTATTCTATCCGTTGCTATGCATAGTTGcgcgtgtttttgtttagcaAGCGAATTTTCGGGACAAGTTGCTTTACTTCACGTTGGGTGGATGTGGCTAGTGCGTGAATATCGCTCACTGTGAGTTCTCTGTGCCCTGTGCGCGTCACGTGCACCACCTGCGCCTGATACAGCCCCTGCGGGTTACCAAGTTTTCCTTATTTCTTACTCTATTCTTCTGCTCTTCTTTTCGCTTCGTGACGCGGCCCACTGACGTTGTAATTCTTCTGACTACTTGCtgtgggaaagaaaggggacaGGTGCCTAAGGGACCAGCTGGCAACGAAACCGTCTTGATCTTTGCCAAAATCTCCGCAGCAGCATGTGTGCTATACTGAGGGCTCAGCCCTTCACCACGCTCTAAACCTGAGGCGGTGGGGTAGCACCCCCCGCAGGTTCTCCCTTTTGGCCTTCGTCTGGCGGTGTTTCCCTACGCAGtcattttatatttctgCCCCTTTCGAAAGTCCCACGCAAGCCTCACCACTTTGACCAGGGAACCGGTTTCCGTGTGTCCCCACCCTTTTCATCCCCCTCACAAAAGACCCTTTGATTCCAACAGCAAATCTCTTGTTCGAACTCAACGGCAGCCATGGGCCCACCTCCAAACCGACCTTACGAAAGCAGGTCGCGCCTAAGGCATCTTCTCCCCGCACAGCGGTGGGCCACAGAGACGGCCCATGTCTCACTACCTGCCGCTTGGAAAGCAATGACGTCCAGTATTTCCCGATGTTTCAGAGCGCCTCGAAGAGATGCCCTTAGCTTCAAATCCTTCTGGAGTAGAGGGCAGGGGACACAAATGTCGTCGTCGGTCCTTGACCCGCGAGCCTCGGGCGATCGCTTGGTTGTATTTTTTAGCGTTTGCGCGGCCAATTCGCAGTCGTTCCGCTCTCGCTGCCCCCTTGCGCTCCGGCTTTGTTATCTTTtcaacttttctttccccacGAAAATAATGGGCGAACCCGGGCACGCGCTGATGTTATTGCGCGTTCCTCTATATTTCGATTCCGTTTTCGGATTGCATCCATACTTATTCGGTGAGTTTTACCATGCCGCAACACCGGAGGGGAGGGGCTCTTACTCCGAGCGTATCACTGGATTGTTAACTCTCCTCGTCCCAAATTCGGGGGCGGGGGTGCTGTGAATGCCTCGCGGGGCGTCAGTACGTTTGGTTCATCCCTTTCTAGCTTCTGACCTTATTCTCGTAATCTCACCGTCTGCGCTCGCTACTACTCTTGCTGGGGGAGCGCTCTGGAGCCGTCTGCGGTGTTTGGGGATTCCATTGTAGAACTGCGAAAGGATAATTTACCCCATTTCGGTGCATTGCGTCTTTGGTGCCGGTCCAACGCCACCGAAAAGACTTCTCCCCCGCACGCTCGTACTAATCCGGCCTCGATGCCGGTGTGTTCTTCGCGCACCCTCCTCGTGGCACCCGCCCAAACATCCACGGTTCAAGCCAAGTGTGCCTGTCGGAGGTCGCTTCCTTCGCCCGAAATTTGATCCTCTATCTCatctcctccccccctctCAATATCGCGGTGGGAAAACATAGATTACCTCGAAATTGCCACACTTCTTTTGACACGTGAGCACCACCCTCTATATACAACCTAAAAGCCCATCCTCCGTTCTAGTTCGGCCCGCCATATGGGAAAGCGATGGTGGCATGAGCCCTAAATACCCCTACCTTCTTCTACGACAAGGGGCTTGTCCTCTATTTCCCGTAGCGTACTCAACTCCATTTCTGTCGGCACCGCCCCTACGCGATGGACACAAGCTATTATTCCGGCGCTCACTTGCTTCTATATTTTTCCGTATTTTCGAAGATTATCATTTCTGCGCCAGAGAAGGTGCGTGACCCCACATGGCCATCTCTCCAAACCTGGTAATCTGATTTCCTTACTTCCACCTTTTTCAATACGTGagacttcttccttttgtctaGCGCATTCCCCTTGGACCTTTTCAGGGAAGGGACATTTATGTGCACACCAGTGGTCGATGCCCATGGCATAACCTCTATGGGGTGCAACCAAATTGTTTAATTGGAGCACCATCCTTCCGTTGAATTTGTCCAAACGAGCATTTGGTGGCCGCAGGTATGGCTTGGGGCTCGCACACCCGCAAAGTTCTCCCCTTTGGCATTTGGGGTCGGGCAGTGCTCCACCAAACTTGCGGCTAGCAGTTGCCCAACAGCCCCAGGTTTCGCGTTTTTTGAACGCCCCTTTTCCAGTTACAGTCAGTGGGGCTCCGGCGACTGTGTCGCCTCCGGCGGTTCTCATTTGCCATTTCAAACGGGGAAATGAAAAGCACACAACCCGAAATATTTGAGGCACAAAAGGGCACCCAGCCTCGACGAAACTCGTCAATTGGCTGGCCCTAGAGCTTCCCCCACAGTAGCCCGTACAGCAACTATGCGCACCGCAGCTGGGCCAGAACACATGGCAGGACAGATCGATAACACCAGTTCAGTTGGATGGTCTCGCCAACAGCTATTACGGAGAGGAATAAAACACCGAGTTCACAACCTTAGCCACCCACTGGGAAAAAGGATGGGGAATGAACAATGATAAGTCAGAATTTTATATCACAGGCATGACGGCAGGAAAACTTCCAATGAACAACCAACAAATGGTCGGCTACCAGAGGCGAATGAAGATTCAAGTCAACAAACTTATGACCGAAAAGCAAATGACACGGATGGACGCAGCGGCGCAAGGTAATACCAACACGTTCGAACCATTTGCGCGTGAACGTCGTAGAGCAACGGCACACGTAGAGCAATACCCGAACATCGGTCATTCCCCCTCCGGGGATGATGCCACTACGCCAAAGGATGTTATACCAATGTTGCTAATAAAGAAACAGCTTCGTGAATTCGGAAGGGGACGGTTAAGGATGCCATTCACCGACACGTTGTCCGCTAATGTGGAGAAATTTACGACCCCCGTTGGGCAGACACAAGTGACAGGCCAGCCGGAGATATTAGTAACAGAGAAAAAGTTGTCCGCAGAAGGAATATGAGCAGGAATACTTTGGCTTCCTCTTTTATATGGCCTGAGAATAGTATATGAACTAAATCCTTATCACATTCAGGTCTAATTCGGATACGTATAATAAACAATTGATGAGGCAAAGGGATGGCATCACCGCCCACTAACGACAAAATTTGCATGAACCACGTAGTTGAACGATTCAGACACGTTCCAACGCGCCATCACAAGGAAGAGCACAAATTTCAATGACACAGGTCAGTAATCTTGGACAGAACTAACCCAGGTGatcgctgcacgtgcggatGCCGGGAAAACGGTAGGTCTCCAACGGTTACGGAAAGAAGTGCTAGACGCAGCCAGGTTGATGCAACAAACTTCCAGCCGCGGTCTCCGGTATGCAAAGAACAAAACCAAGAGGAAGACCCACGCAAAGAGCCCTGGAAAGAATGACGCCAACAGGCGTGCACGCATATCAACAGTCGGTACGATGGAACTGAAAAGCCGGTAAAAAATAAGACCTCACCCCCTTCCCCAAGTTACAAAAGGATATCCAACCCACAAGAAAGTCCTTGCCAGAAAGGCCTCAACCCACTGCCAGGGTGGCTGGGAGACATCGAAAAACGCCGGACGCTGCGATTAAGGtagaacaaaaataaatgaaaaagttCCTTGCACCCCGGAActcaaaaaagggaggctgGCCTCAGCTTCCGCAGCTGAGACTGAAACTACCTGTTCATTGGGATTCTGGCGGGCAACACCCGCTTTGAGTGCTACAGATTTGCGGGATACGGGCGTTGACCACTCTTTCTCCCAAAACCACAGTTGAAACACCCCTTCGGATGGCATAAGAGGGTATTGGGGACAGCGGTCGTACAGTTTCGTTTGTAAGCGGAATGTGAGACGTCGCTTTATTCTTTTCcacgtgttgttgtttagttCGGTTTCATAATCTCGCGAACTGTCCCTCTACGGGAAGGCTGCTTCGCCCCGTATTAGTTTGATCATGTGTACGATTTTTTGCCAATTAGTGCCCAGGATTGGCGGCCGCTCAGGCGCTTTGGACCAAAGATGCTACGGCTTCTCGGCCGTTACTTCTCGTAGAGTCCTTCCGTTGGTTTCCAATTTCATCCATAGTTTCATCCGCGACTCCCCCGGACGTTTTGGCACCCCTCCCTCTCTGGGCTCTAGGTGGTTCCACAAAAAAGCGTATGGGGTCCGAACGTCCACTTCTCTATGCGTGGTGCCGAgttgtttccccccctcaGGTAGCAAACGCATCACCAACTCTGTTGGTATATGATGGTTAAAGGCGATGCCGGCGTTTTAATTTCACACACTTGTGGTGATTCTGTTTTCCCAAACCGGAACCACCCCTTGGGTCCTCAATTATTGCACGAATCTGCATTGTTTCAGGGGTTCGACGTAACCCATCGGGGTCTTGTGAAGACATTccgttttccttctttgccgCAAAAACCAAAGTTGACCTGCGGCTTTTCGTTAAGTTCCAAACGGAAATGAAGTGAATTgacgccccccccccctcctatCGCATATCGCTTCCAAAATGTTAGCGGAAGATTCTTGACATAGTGGGGACTATAACAGTAGACGTAGTTTCGATCATCCAGTTTGTCGTTCATTGCCTGTGGCCGCAGGGTCATGCGCTTTCTTGTTTTACGTCTTTAAGCACGCTCATTGCAAGAGCCCGCAAATGCCTTGATAGCGGGTTGGCCAACCGAATGAATAATACCAGCTGTTTGGGGTTGTTGGGCGTCATCCTCCCACAACAAAAATTGGGAGTGGCATCGACCACTGGTGTGCACATAAATGTCCCTTCCCTGAAAAGGTCCAAGGGGAATGCGCtagacaaaaggaagaagtctCACGTATTGAAAAAGGTGGAAGTAAGGAAATCAGATTACCAGGTTTGGAGAGATGGCCATGTGGGGTCACGCACCTTCTCTGGCGCAGAAATGATAATCTTCGAAAATACGGAAAAATATAGAAGCAAGTGAGCGCCGGAATAATAGCTTGTGTCCATCGCGTAGGGGCGGTGCCGACAGAAATGGAGTTGAGTACGCTACGGGAAATAGAGGACAAGCCCCTTGTCGTAGAAGAAGGTAGGGGTATTTAGGGCTCATGCCACCATCGCTTTCCCATATGGCGGGCCGAACTAGAACGGAGGATGGGCTTTTAGGTTGTATATAGAGGGTGGTGCTCACGTGTCAAAAGAAGTGTGGCAATTTCGAGGTAATCTATGTTTTCCCACCGCGATATTGagagggggggaggagatGAGATAGAGGATCAAATTTCGGGCGAAGGAAGCGACCTCCGACAGGCACACTTGGCTTGAACCGTGGATGTTTGGGCGGGTGCCACGAGGAGGGTGCGCGAAGAACACACCGGCATCGAGGCCGGATTAGTACGAGCGTGCGGGGGAGAAGTCTTTTCGGTGGCGTTGGACCGGCACCAAAGACGCAATGCACCGAAATGGGGTAAATTATCCTTTCGCAGTTCTACAATGGAATCCCCAAACACCGCAGACGGCTCCAGAGCGCTCCCCCAGCAAGAGTAGTAGCGAGCGCAGACGGTGAGATTACGAGAATAAGGTCAGAAGCTAGAAAGGGATGAACCAAACGTACTGACGCCCCGCGAGGCATTCACAGCACCCCCGCCCCCGAATTTGGGACGAGGAGAGTTAACAATCCAGTGATACGCTCGGAGTAAGAGCCCCTCCCCTCCGGTGTTGCGGCATGGTAAAACTCACCGAATAAGTATGGATGCAATCCGAAAACGGAATCGAAATATAGAGGAACGCGCAATAACATCAGCGCGTGCCCGGGTTCGCCCATTATTTTCgtggggaaagaaaagttgaAAAGATAACAAAGCCGGAGCGCAAGGGGGCAGCGAGAGCGGAACGACTGCGAATTGGCCGCGCAAACGCTAAAAAATACAACCAAGCGATCGCCCGAGGCTCGCGGGTCAAGGACCGACGACGACATTTGTGTCCCCTGCCCTCTACTCCAGAAGGATTTGAAGCTAAGGGCATCTCTTCGAGGCGCTCTGAAACATCGGGAAATACTGGACGTCATTGCTTTCCAAGCGGCAGGTAGTGAGACATGGGCCGTCTCTGTGGCCCACCGCTGTGCGGGGAGAAGATGCCTTAGGCGCGACCTGCTTTCGTAAGGTCGGTTTGGAGGTGGGCCCATGGCTGCCGTTGAGTTCGAACAAGAGATTTGCTGTTGGAATCAAAGGGTCTTTTGTGAGGGGGATGAAAAGGGTGGGGACACACGGAAACCGGTTCCCTGGTCAAAGTGGTGAGGCTTGCGTGGGACTTTCGAAAGGGGcagaaatataaaatgaCTGCGTAGGGAAACACCGCCAGACGAAGGCCAAAAGGGAGAACCTGCGGGGGGTGCTACCCCACCGCCTCAGGTTTAGAGCGTGGTGAAGGGCTGAGCCCTCAGTATAGCACACATGCTGCTGCGGAGATTTTGGCAAAGATCAAGACGGTTTCGTTGCCAGCTGGTCCCTTAGGCACCtgtcccctttctttcccacaGCAAGTAGTCAGAAGAATTACAACGTCAGTGGGCCGCGTCACGAAGCGAAAAGAAGAGCAGAAGAATAGAGTAAGAAATAAGGAAAACTTGGTAACCCGCAGGGGCTGTATCAGGCGCAGGTGGTGCACGTGACGCGCACAGGGCACAGAGAACTCACAGTGAGCGATATTCACGCACTAGCCACATCCACCCAACGTGAAGTAAAGCAACTTGTCCCGAAAATTCGCTtgctaaacaaaaacacgcgCAACTATGCATAGCAACGGATAGAATAGTTCATAAAGTGTAAGCAAAAGTCAAAAACACTCACCGTCACTCCTATATATTACCGTACACACGCCACTTTGCCGTCACCCACAAAACCactaaataaataaaacgaCACAACATACCCTAACAAAAATGTAACACATCatataaaaattaaaaatgtaTGATAATATTATACTTCTTCGCTGCAGGCATTACTCAAAAAAGCTTCAGTAAACATCACGACCCATCACACTTTCACCGCTTTCGCTGCCCTCAGTATACTGCTCTCATCCACCACATATTCACCTAGAGGCCCTCACACGGTGACCGTTGGCCCCGCTATCTAAACCGATTTGTGTGCCATATCCCTCATTCCTAGTGCCTTCACCATTGGTGTCTACATTACTGGTGTTGTCAATCCCGTTAGATTCGTCTCCGCCTGTACCCACAGCCGTTGTCCCCCGATCGGTACTCAGCAACGGACTGCAAGCACTGAGGTTAGCAGAAACATCAAATACAATCTACCCACAATTACTATCCAACATATGACTGGCTTCACATCAGTGAAAACAGTGACAAACTATGATATCACATTGGGCGACTAACAGAATCAGAGGGTGaaaacgaaatgaagaaatcaATCGAAACATGGAAGTTAACACCTAAGCAGAGGAACTTAGAGCCTACAATAAACAGAGAATCCCACAACACACACCCCAACAAACAGGCAAAACAGTAATGGGGCacacggaaaagaaacgaagcaaCCTGCACGATATTAGGTGACAACAATCCAATAAGCCAACAGTGCTTCGGATCGTATACTGCCCacccacacatacaaacactcCTGGACTAACGAGAGGGAAAGGTAAGTGACCGGGAGCTGTTTGCCGGACATGCAAAGATAGTTTAAAAGACGCAGGTAAGTGGCATCGGCTTACAACAAGAGGGTAGCAGTATATCAatgatgaaagaaaatattaagCAAAGTTCACGCGGACGCTCGTGTTAACTATCAATGCGTGAAACGCAACacgaaaatgaaagcaaGCTACGCTGAGGTAACAATAATCTACATGgacatcaaagaaaaaacataagtGTAAGATGGCACGCACCCGCACATGCATTGTAAGAAGTAACATCTTCCAAGTACATTGCCGCGAGCTGCCTCAGCAACATCAGGAGAGGCTAGAGGTCACCCTTCAGCACCGTAGCCTCTACTGTGCTCCGCCGTGACAGGGCCTCAGACGCATCGGAGCTTGCTACAATACCAACCGACGCCAAATCACCGTTATCGCCAGGGTAATTGGACCTTGATAGCAAAGGCGAACGCAAAACTTCAATACCAAGCAACGAAGGTTGGACCCCACCCATTAAAATAGTCGAAGAATTTAGGGAGTTATGTCCCACACGAAAGTCCGCCACGCGCCCAACCCTTACCGCTATACGGCAAACCACTTCCCGGCAGTAGGCCTCAGACCATCCGCTGTTCTTGCGCAACAATGACACACGCCACCGTTCGCACAGAGGTAACAGCAGATTCTGCCGCTGGGCTGGTGCGAACACACCGAGCAGCGAATTCAGGGATATGGCAACCTGCCTGGCAGAATCAGTTAACCCAGCATGTAGAGAACTCACCTCACTCAACGAGGGGTCCGCAACCTCATCGTCCAATCCAGGGCCATCGCGGTCCAGCCTCAGTGCAGCAAAAGTGCGACCGGGAATTGGGTTCAGCTGGTACATCTCCACAGGATTGGGAACACCGCGTAACGTTACAGGGCCCAGTGCAGTTACATCAAACTGCTCACGCTCTACCACACTCAGCGACATGTAGGTCGCACGTGTCATCAGCACTTGCCCGCCGTTCGCAACACTCTCTGTCCTTGCTGCCATATTCGCTGTCCGTccatagtagtcatatcccttcgtcacCTCATCGTACCGGATGTCGCACAGTCCAGTGTGGATCccaacacgcacacgcaggCCACGCCATAGTCGGCCGTACACCTCACGGTCCAGATGTGCCGTCGGCGGAGTgtacccttcctcttcctcggcGCGCTGCAGTTCAAACTCACGGTATGACTCATCCAACGCAGCTGTCCCCCAATTGTGGTGCAAAAAGTTATGCTGCAAGTCACAAGCTAGACGCACAGCCGCAGAGGGGCTCCGGCACGCAATCATGAAGGAGTCCCCGACAGTCTTCACCTCGTAGCACCTGTAGTGCATAATCAACGCACGAATTAGCCGATGATGTGTCGCTACAGCGTCCGGCATCATCTCTGGGTGCGCCGCCCACTGTGCAGTACTGCTTTCGATATCTGTGAAGATGAGCGTCACGGGATCCGTTGGTTCCTTCGGTGCATTTGCGTTATCACGCGCATCCGCAAAATACCGACACAATACGACAACGATCACCACtactagaagcaaaaaaaacaaaacggcgcccacacaaacaccaatcaACCGTGCCCCCGTCAGTCTCCCAGCGTCACGGTCCTCATACTGCAGCAGTTGAGAGATTGGTTCGGCAATCGGTGGGACCGACGGATCCAGTGCACGTGCCATTGACCACACAGCAATACCTGTCGCACCGTAGTTTGTTAAACAGTCATTCCACAGACCCACCTCCACCTTGCCGCATCCCTCTGTGCCATACGGGCCGTAGCGCATGTCATCAGCTCGCAAATAAGTctccgaaaaaaagagattcgACAGGGTATCTGCGTCCACCTTCTTTAATTGCGGGAGAACCGTCCGCAGCAAGTTTCCGGCAGCAAACCCCATTAACGACAGTGGTGTCCACTTCGACTTATCCTTCATAGCATTGTGAAACTTTTTCACAGTATCCGACGACGGGTTCCCATCAGCCCAGTGTGGAAGGTTTGTCGCGAACAGCAAACGGTTACTACTCGAGCTTCCAGGACCCTTATCCCTAAACACACGGACAAACGTCTGGTAGTATAATGCCACCTCAGTAAAAGGGACGTAAACGAATAGCTTGGGGTTGGCGCTGAGGTGCTTCGCAATCACCTCGACGTCGTCCTGTTTGAGGCCTATGACAAACACGTCACCCTCGCGGGGAAGATAGCCTGTGACAGAGACTGTCCCATTCAGCATTACCAAAGACTGAGGTTCCTGATAAAACCGACTCAGCGACATATTAACCACCTTTTCAATTCTATTTGATTCGGAGCTGCTGATGACAGAGTGCACCCCTATTGAGCCCTTCTCTCCCAAATACTTGGCGATCACAAACAGTTGCTGCTCCAGTGTGGCAGAGAGGTATATCACACGTTTGTTAGGTGTTCGGAGGCGAGGAACAAGAAGCACCggatcaacaacaacgaaggtCGATGTGCTCAGTAACGCTTCATCCGTAACGCCCATGACAACGGTCACaagcttttcctcctcctcacgttTTAAACGCTTCCAAATGGTGCCTGAGCTTGTGTTGATCCTGTGCAAGAAGAATCTATCGTAATCTCCGAGATCCCCAGTGCCCACAAGGAGACTCGCACCTCCATGCCACTCCTCGGCCGCGTTCAGTGACAATTGACTGTTATCCATAAACGTGGCAACAGCTGCCAGCGGGGCATGAAGCCGGGACCCGTCCGTATCGCATCGAGATGTTCCCAACGCCATGAAACCACTCTTTACACTCTCCAGCCGAAAGCCCTCCACGAGCCTTTTCATGTATACTGCCTTACCACCCTGGTTACATTGACACGAAGCACCTAGTGCAGCGACATTATCGGGGCAATCACCACCATAATCTCCATACACAAGATCATCAATTACGTAACGCCGTTGATTGTACAGAGACTTTTTGAACGTTGAACGGTTCTTCAGCCACTCACGGGAGCTCAGCGCCCGCGACAGCATTTCACCGATAATCCACCCATACACCATCagctcaccatcatcatcatccgtcAGATGACGATCAGACCTACCATAAAGTGATGCTCCGGAATGAGAAGCAAGGTACGCTTTCATCTCCTTCTGAAAACGTTGGATCGCTTGATACTCATTATCC
This portion of the Trypanosoma brucei brucei TREU927 chromosome 7, complete sequence genome encodes:
- a CDS encoding receptor-type adenylate cyclase GRESAG 4, putative (Number of repeated genes in array uncertain, region may contain misassembly. similar to GB:CAD21883.1: ESAG4 {Trypanosoma brucei}) → MPHRAVWGPRGVPCGTVAQLFLLAVILQVMQAPMVLCDNAEEEINVEVFSLLHKSVVSNGTVKALNTGVLASFHARENITEPGVTVSFSAPATSEQNVNEALEQKLKEFSDLKKILVVLGPLGDKTVLESLDLLTKNEVIGFAPYTGSGAVRGWRPNLYFISVDPLAETLALLRYALAHLRVRCLGFMYLKGVFFGDTEYQLVVQAMARMGYGLCGTFALKSSTEASASSEGFQREWDQFAATNPQAVILYVYPVDDGKKALLKFLEDKRTSGACILSPFALQYFVVETLNATYGRGGGYSHGEVITTGTNPLAKDNEYQAIQRFQKEMKAYLASHSGASLYGRSDRHLTDDDDGELMVYGWIIGEMLSRALSSREWLKNRSTFKKSLYNQRRYVIDDLVYGDYGGDCPDNVAALGASCQCNQGGKAVYMKRLVEGFRLESVKSGFMALGTSRCDTDGSRLHAPLAAVATFMDNSQLSLNAAEEWHGGASLLVGTGDLGDYDRFFLHRINTSSGTIWKRLKREEEEKLVTVVMGVTDEALLSTSTFVVVDPVLLVPRLRTPNKRVIYLSATLEQQLFVIAKYLGEKGSIGVHSVISSSESNRIEKVVNMSLSRFYQEPQSLVMLNGTVSVTGYLPREGDVFVIGLKQDDVEVIAKHLSANPKLFVYVPFTEVALYYQTFVRVFRDKGPGSSSSNRLLFATNLPHWADGNPSSDTVKKFHNAMKDKSKWTPLSLMGFAAGNLLRTVLPQLKKVDADTLSNLFFSETYLRADDMRYGPYGTEGCGKVEVGLWNDCLTNYGATGIAVWSMARALDPSVPPIAEPISQLLQYEDRDAGRLTGARLIGVCVGAVLFFLLLVVVIVVVLCRYFADARDNANAPKEPTDPVTLIFTDIESSTAQWAAHPEMMPDAVATHHRLIRALIMHYRCYEVKTVGDSFMIACRSPSAAVRLACDLQHNFLHHNWGTAALDESYREFELQRAEEEEGYTPPTAHLDREVYGRLWRGLRVRVGIHTGLCDIRYDEVTKGYDYYGRTANMAARTESVANGGQVLMTRATYMSLSVVEREQFDVTALGPVTLRGVPNPVEMYQLNPIPGRTFAALRLDRDGPGLDDEVADPSLSEVSSLHAGLTDSARQVAISLNSLLGVFAPAQRQNLLLPLCERWRVSLLRKNSGWSEAYCREVVCRIAVRVGRVADFRVGHNSLNSSTILMGGVQPSLLGIEVLRSPLLSRSNYPGDNGDLASVGIVASSDASEALSRRSTVEATVLKGDL